From one Lolium rigidum isolate FL_2022 chromosome 4, APGP_CSIRO_Lrig_0.1, whole genome shotgun sequence genomic stretch:
- the LOC124649053 gene encoding isoflavone reductase homolog, whose translation MEKSKVLVVGGMGYIGRRMVRASLAQGHRTFVLTRLEKVGMDIDKLQLLLSFKAQGAVLVEASMDDHRSLVAAVKRADVVVSAMGGPHLLQQLKLVEAIKEAGNVQRFLPSEFGMDPARMGHALAPGRATFDDKMVIRKAIEEANIPHTYVSANCFAAYFAANLSQIGTLLPPKEKVHVYGDGNAKVIFVDEDDVGTYVIKSIDDPRSLNKTIYVRPPENIFSQNELIAKWEKLSGKVLEKIPIPSDEFLASMEGADHTYQIVVGHVYHIFYEGCLTNFEIADDEEASLLYPEVQYTLMDKYMKRYF comes from the exons ATGGAGAAGAGCAAAGTCCTAGTGGTTGGCGGCATGGGGTACATCGGCAGAAGGATGGTGAGGGCGAGCTTGGCTCAGGGCCACCGGACCTTCGTCCTGACGCGGCTGGAGAAGGTTGGCATGGACATCGACAAGCTCCAGCTCCTGCTGTCGTTCAAGGCGCAGGGAGCGGTCCTCGTTGAGGCGTCGATGGACGACCACCGGAGCCTCGTCGCCGCCGTGAAGCGGGCCGACGTCGTCGTGTCCGCCATGGGCGGTCCACACCTGCTGCAGCAGCTCAAGCTCGTGGAGGCTATCAAAGAAGCTGGGAATGTCCAG CGGTTCCTACCATCTGAATTCGGAATGGACCCAGCAAGGATGGGGCACGCTCTTGCGCCCGGGCGGGCCACGTTTGATGACAAAATGGTGATAAGAAAGGCAATAGAAGAAGCAAATATTCCTCACACCTATGTCTCTGCTAACTGCTTTGCGGCTTACTTTGCTGCTAACCTATCTCAAATTGGTACTCTTCTCCCACCCAAAGAGAAAGTTCACGTATATGGGGATGGCAATGCCAAAG TGATTTTCGTGGACGAAGATGATGTTGGAACATACGTAATCAAGTCTATTGATGATCCTCGGTCATTGAACAAGACAATTTACGTAAGACCACCGGAAAACATATTTAGTCAGAATGAGCTGATTGCTAAATGGGAAAAGCTATCAGGAAAAGTTCTTGAGAAGATTCCTATTCCGTCTGATGAATTCTTGGCCTCAATGGAAG GTGCGGACCATACTTATCAGATAGTAGTCGGACATGTCTACCACATTTTCTACGAGGGCTGCTTGACAAACTTTGAAATTGCggacgatgaagaagcttctcTACTCTACCCAGAGGTTCAGTACACCCTGATGGACAAGTACATGAAACGCTATTTCTAA